One segment of Streptomyces sp. NBC_00576 DNA contains the following:
- a CDS encoding N-acyl-D-amino-acid deacylase family protein: MDELVIRDADVVDGSGGPSYRADVVVDGGRIVSIVQEAAAAGCQRPKARRELDAEGLTLSPGFIDMHAHSDLALLRDPDHSAKAAQGVTLEVLGQDGLSYAPVDDRTLAEVRRAITGWNGHGDDIDFDWRSVGEYLDRLDHGFDGAGIAVNAAYLIPQGTVRMLAVGWEDREAKPQELDRMRQLVAEGMEQGAVGMSSGLTYTPGMYAKDAELTELCRVVASYGGYYCPHHRSYGAGALEAYEEMVNLTREAGCPLHLAHATMNFGVNEGRAPELLSLLDEALAAGADLTLDTYPYTPGSTTLVALLPSWASEGGPEAILRRLTDADTAERVRHHLEVVGADGCHGVPVEWDTIEISGVTDPALSDFVGRTVQESATGRAETPWTTARHLLLADRLGTTILQHVGHEENVRAIMRHRVHTGGSDGILQGTKPHPRAYGTFPRYLGRYVRELEVLSLEECVAHLTSRPAARLRLPHRGLVREGYRADLVLFDAATVAAGSTFEAPRTLPTGIPYVLIDGRFVMEDGRRTDVLAGRAVRRTGS, translated from the coding sequence ATGGATGAGCTCGTCATTCGGGACGCGGACGTCGTGGACGGCTCCGGCGGGCCGTCGTACCGCGCCGATGTCGTGGTCGACGGCGGCAGGATCGTCTCGATCGTCCAGGAGGCCGCCGCAGCCGGCTGCCAACGCCCCAAGGCGCGCCGGGAGTTGGACGCGGAGGGCCTGACCCTCTCGCCCGGCTTCATCGACATGCACGCCCACAGCGACCTCGCCCTGCTCCGCGACCCCGACCACAGCGCGAAGGCCGCACAGGGGGTGACGCTCGAAGTCCTGGGCCAGGACGGGCTGTCGTACGCCCCGGTCGACGACCGCACCCTCGCCGAGGTCCGCCGCGCGATCACCGGCTGGAACGGCCACGGCGACGACATCGACTTCGACTGGCGTTCCGTGGGCGAGTACCTGGACCGCCTGGACCACGGTTTCGACGGCGCGGGCATCGCCGTCAACGCGGCGTATCTGATCCCGCAGGGCACGGTTCGGATGCTCGCCGTCGGCTGGGAGGACCGGGAGGCGAAACCCCAGGAGCTGGACCGGATGCGGCAGTTGGTCGCGGAGGGGATGGAGCAGGGCGCGGTGGGCATGTCGTCCGGGCTCACGTACACACCCGGCATGTACGCCAAGGACGCCGAACTGACCGAGCTGTGCCGGGTGGTGGCGTCGTACGGCGGCTACTACTGCCCTCACCACCGCTCGTACGGAGCGGGCGCGTTGGAGGCGTACGAGGAGATGGTGAACCTGACCCGCGAGGCGGGCTGCCCGCTCCATCTCGCCCACGCCACCATGAACTTCGGCGTGAACGAGGGCCGGGCACCGGAGCTGCTGTCACTGCTCGACGAGGCGCTGGCGGCGGGAGCGGACCTGACGCTGGACACCTATCCCTACACCCCCGGCTCCACAACGCTCGTGGCACTGCTGCCGAGTTGGGCGAGCGAGGGCGGACCGGAGGCGATCCTGCGCCGCCTGACGGACGCCGACACCGCCGAACGTGTCCGCCACCACCTGGAGGTCGTCGGCGCGGACGGCTGCCACGGCGTGCCCGTCGAGTGGGACACGATCGAGATCTCGGGGGTGACGGACCCGGCGCTGAGCGATTTCGTGGGCCGCACGGTTCAGGAGTCCGCGACCGGACGGGCGGAGACCCCCTGGACGACGGCCCGCCACCTCCTCCTGGCCGACCGCCTGGGCACGACGATCCTCCAGCACGTCGGCCACGAGGAGAACGTCCGCGCGATCATGCGCCACCGCGTCCACACGGGCGGCTCGGACGGCATCCTGCAGGGCACGAAGCCGCATCCGCGCGCGTACGGCACGTTCCCGCGGTATCTGGGCAGGTACGTAAGGGAGTTGGAGGTCCTCTCCCTGGAGGAGTGCGTGGCCCACCTGACCTCGCGCCCGGCGGCCCGGCTGCGCCTGCCGCACCGGGGCCTGGTCCGCGAGGGCTACCGTGCCGACCTGGTCCTCTTCGACGCGGCGACAGTGGCGGCGGGCTCCACCTTCGAGGCGCCGCGCACACTCCCGACGGGCATCCCGTACGTGCTGATCGACGGCCGGTTCGTGATGGAGGACGGCCGCAGAACGGACGTACTGGCGGGGCGGGCGGTCCGCCGTACCGGCAGTTGA
- a CDS encoding S1 family peptidase has protein sequence MNKPLLAALAALVITGAGAAPAVAAQADTAAPVAKSAVTKAAPAIQAVNFAGTVSLSNCSGSLVRFPNSEANDPALVMSNGHCLETGFPEAGEVIVNQASTRTFGLLNASATRVATLRASKIAYATMTDTDVSIYQLTTTYAAIKSSYNINPLTLNTTHPVVGTAITVVSGYWKRTYACNVDGFAYRLKEGEWTWKDSVRYTSACQTIGGTSGSPVVDNATGNVVAVNNTGNEDGARCTDNNPCEVDANGTVTVREGINYAQETYQIPACFGLGNKLDLSASGCTLPKP, from the coding sequence ATGAACAAGCCTCTCCTTGCCGCGCTCGCAGCCCTGGTGATCACCGGGGCGGGAGCGGCACCCGCGGTCGCCGCGCAGGCCGACACGGCCGCGCCGGTCGCGAAGAGCGCTGTCACCAAGGCGGCACCGGCCATCCAGGCCGTCAACTTCGCCGGTACCGTCTCGCTCTCCAACTGTTCCGGCTCGCTCGTCCGCTTCCCGAACTCCGAGGCCAACGACCCGGCGCTGGTCATGTCCAACGGGCACTGCCTGGAGACGGGCTTCCCGGAGGCCGGCGAGGTCATCGTCAACCAGGCGTCCACCCGCACCTTCGGGCTGCTCAACGCCTCGGCCACCCGCGTCGCCACCCTGCGCGCCAGCAAGATCGCGTACGCCACGATGACCGACACGGACGTGTCGATCTACCAGCTCACGACCACCTACGCGGCGATCAAGAGCTCGTACAACATCAACCCGCTCACGCTCAACACCACCCACCCGGTCGTCGGCACCGCGATCACCGTCGTCTCCGGCTACTGGAAGCGCACGTACGCCTGCAACGTCGACGGCTTCGCCTACCGCCTCAAGGAAGGCGAGTGGACCTGGAAGGACTCGGTCCGCTACACCTCCGCCTGCCAGACCATCGGCGGCACCTCGGGCTCGCCGGTCGTCGACAACGCCACCGGCAACGTCGTGGCCGTCAACAACACCGGCAACGAGGACGGCGCGCGCTGCACCGACAACAACCCCTGCGAGGTCGACGCCAACGGCACGGTGACCGTCCGCGAGGGCATCAACTACGCCCAGGAGACCTACCAGATCCCCGCCTGCTTCGGCCTCGGCAACAAGCTCGACCTGAGCGCGAGCGGCTGCACCCTGCCGAAGCCGTAA
- a CDS encoding P-loop NTPase fold protein: MRFSLLNDEPVTVPQADLLGTGRAARELARLLHDSRTATPFTLAVDAGWGMGKSSLMRLVEAELRQREDVEIVWYNAWTSTGADALEGLIKSVLMKFDRRLLRRVIHGASEHGTLIRALRTILTVASAPFGVAGLVDQFWRDLSVDPKARNEMRDALRDLATEWADSAQHEPRRLLVVFVDDLDRCSEETVLAVCEAVKVYLDVPGLAFVIGCDRAALGPAGLLRDLGPAGSAFMEKVFQTSYRLPVAGGPDLETYVRHCAERAGLRELLDDDMVRLIADRSARNPRRIKRLINGFGLECALNPVWARFKSEAVIRTLLLQHLYADFYRLLVAGDGTYAHAAREFLEYRTARHVLSQWARAAPEAWRTTLDSVTGHGLPEPQPDDSDSWEAVLVRLEEELPTAFPVLARDQNFVHLVEEWMALPQVDELVKQLQEGGAPPVTAIRADGDRETRETVAGSAAYRGMRILWVDDHPEGNRTYLRQLEAHGADVLVAENGWTAQRILGTHPVDVLISDVARGTDRDAGFTDLASWRALRLFDGPAVFFSGRVTPARERRSRELGARIADGGNTLFAYIDEACTEIRQRPS; this comes from the coding sequence ATGAGGTTCTCGCTGCTGAACGACGAGCCCGTGACCGTGCCGCAGGCCGATTTGCTCGGCACCGGGCGGGCCGCGCGGGAGCTGGCCCGGCTGCTGCACGACTCCCGGACGGCGACCCCCTTCACGCTTGCCGTCGACGCCGGGTGGGGGATGGGCAAGAGCAGCCTCATGCGGCTCGTCGAGGCCGAGCTGCGGCAGCGCGAGGACGTCGAGATCGTCTGGTACAACGCCTGGACGTCCACCGGTGCCGATGCGCTGGAAGGGCTCATCAAGTCGGTGCTGATGAAGTTCGACCGGCGCCTGCTGCGGCGGGTGATCCACGGCGCGTCGGAACACGGGACCTTGATACGGGCCCTGCGGACGATCCTCACCGTGGCCTCGGCGCCGTTCGGTGTGGCCGGCCTCGTCGACCAGTTCTGGCGTGACCTCTCGGTCGATCCGAAGGCCCGCAACGAGATGCGGGACGCGCTGCGCGACCTCGCCACCGAGTGGGCCGACTCTGCGCAGCACGAGCCGCGCCGCCTCCTCGTCGTCTTCGTCGACGACCTCGACCGCTGCTCGGAGGAGACGGTCCTCGCGGTCTGTGAGGCGGTGAAGGTCTATCTGGACGTGCCGGGGCTGGCCTTCGTCATCGGCTGCGACCGGGCCGCGCTCGGGCCGGCCGGGCTGCTGCGGGACCTCGGGCCGGCCGGGTCCGCGTTCATGGAGAAGGTCTTCCAGACGAGCTACCGGCTGCCGGTGGCGGGCGGACCCGACCTGGAGACATACGTCCGCCACTGCGCCGAGCGCGCCGGGCTGCGCGAGCTGCTCGACGACGACATGGTCCGGCTCATCGCCGACCGTTCGGCCCGCAACCCGCGCCGGATCAAGCGGCTCATCAACGGCTTCGGACTGGAGTGCGCGCTCAACCCGGTCTGGGCGCGATTCAAGTCGGAGGCGGTGATCCGCACGCTGCTGCTCCAGCACCTGTACGCGGACTTCTACCGGCTGCTCGTCGCAGGTGACGGCACGTACGCGCACGCGGCCCGTGAGTTCCTGGAGTACCGGACGGCCCGGCACGTCCTCAGCCAGTGGGCGCGGGCGGCTCCGGAGGCCTGGCGGACCACCCTCGACTCCGTGACCGGGCACGGTCTGCCCGAACCGCAGCCGGACGACTCGGACAGCTGGGAGGCCGTCCTCGTCCGGCTGGAGGAGGAGCTGCCGACCGCGTTCCCGGTACTCGCGCGCGATCAGAACTTCGTCCACCTCGTCGAGGAGTGGATGGCGCTGCCGCAGGTGGACGAGCTGGTGAAGCAGTTGCAGGAGGGCGGCGCGCCGCCGGTCACCGCGATCCGCGCCGACGGCGATCGGGAGACCCGCGAGACGGTCGCGGGCTCGGCCGCCTACCGAGGCATGCGCATCCTCTGGGTCGACGACCATCCGGAGGGGAACCGGACCTACCTCCGCCAGCTGGAGGCCCACGGAGCCGATGTCCTGGTGGCCGAGAACGGATGGACCGCCCAGCGGATTCTCGGCACCCACCCGGTGGATGTGCTGATCTCCGACGTGGCACGCGGCACGGACCGGGACGCCGGTTTCACGGACCTTGCGAGCTGGCGTGCGCTGCGGCTTTTCGACGGGCCCGCGGTGTTCTTCTCCGGTCGGGTCACGCCCGCCCGCGAGCGGCGGTCCCGTGAACTCGGGGCGCGCATCGCGGACGGCGGCAACACGCTCTTCGCGTACATCGACGAGGCATGTACGGAAATCCGCCAACGCCCGTCCTGA
- a CDS encoding YdeI/OmpD-associated family protein, translated as MTQDRETVVFASAEAFETWLGENHAASPGIWLKLRKKGPGIVALDYAQALDVALCYGWIDGQKAGLDDEWWLQRFTPRRARSRWSKVNRDKVAALIEQGRMRPPGLAEIDRAKADGRWEAAYDSPRTATVPDDLAAALTAEPAAAAFFETLDRQNRYAILHRVQEAKRAETRVRRIEKYVAMLAKGEKLHP; from the coding sequence ATGACTCAGGACAGGGAGACCGTCGTCTTCGCATCCGCCGAGGCGTTCGAGACATGGCTCGGCGAGAACCACGCCGCCTCGCCCGGCATCTGGCTCAAGCTCCGTAAGAAGGGCCCCGGAATCGTCGCGCTGGACTACGCCCAGGCGCTCGACGTGGCGCTCTGTTACGGGTGGATCGACGGCCAGAAGGCTGGGCTCGACGATGAGTGGTGGCTGCAGCGGTTCACCCCGCGCAGGGCGCGCAGCAGGTGGTCCAAGGTCAACCGGGACAAGGTGGCCGCCTTGATCGAACAGGGCCGGATGCGTCCGCCCGGGCTGGCGGAGATCGACCGGGCCAAGGCGGACGGCCGCTGGGAAGCGGCGTACGACAGCCCGAGGACCGCCACCGTGCCGGACGACCTCGCGGCGGCCCTGACCGCCGAGCCGGCCGCGGCTGCGTTCTTCGAGACCCTGGACCGGCAGAACCGCTACGCGATCCTGCACCGCGTCCAGGAAGCGAAGAGGGCCGAGACCCGGGTGCGTCGGATCGAGAAGTACGTGGCGATGCTGGCGAAGGGGGAGAAGTTGCACCCGTAG
- a CDS encoding ATP-binding protein, whose protein sequence is MSGRTHNKRFRLRKESVPVARDHVRAILTLWLLGELADDAESIVCELAANAVVHAKGVGEFFEVGLRRRDGVLIVEVSDSFQWRMPERCDADPGGVGGRGLVIVEGLSDKWGVRPRETGKTVWAHLVINRGGAAC, encoded by the coding sequence ATGTCCGGGCGCACGCACAACAAAAGGTTCCGTTTACGGAAGGAGTCGGTGCCGGTCGCCCGTGACCACGTCCGCGCGATATTGACCCTGTGGCTGCTCGGCGAACTGGCCGACGACGCGGAGTCGATCGTGTGCGAGCTGGCGGCCAACGCGGTCGTGCATGCCAAGGGGGTCGGCGAGTTCTTCGAGGTGGGGCTGCGTCGGCGTGACGGCGTACTGATCGTCGAGGTGTCGGACTCGTTCCAGTGGCGGATGCCCGAAAGGTGCGACGCGGATCCTGGTGGCGTCGGCGGGCGCGGGCTGGTCATCGTCGAGGGGCTGTCCGACAAGTGGGGCGTGCGGCCCAGGGAGACCGGCAAGACGGTCTGGGCTCACCTGGTCATCAACCGTGGGGGAGCGGCGTGTTGA
- a CDS encoding helix-turn-helix domain-containing protein — MSSGGRPAIRGRRLGTALRKYREGLRFDLKDAAEAVGCSTSKISRLESGQSAARVGDVRILLDLYQIEDAERRAQLENLARRSNKRGWWADYQATFKDEFADFVTLEADASFIRTWQTMFIPGILQTPEYTRVIFEGNPSIMPEDRIEESIKVRQERRRTFEETGARFAAVIWEPVLTSPMPSRSDHREQIEHIVQVARRKNVTIQILPQSQWAPARVANPFVAFSFDKEWAPEAVAFDALRSTLIIEDEEELAYYGHAFDTLRSAALSPEESLAFLRQTIDSISQEEEASE, encoded by the coding sequence ATGTCATCAGGTGGACGGCCTGCGATTCGTGGCCGACGACTCGGGACCGCGCTGCGCAAGTACCGCGAAGGTCTTCGGTTCGACCTGAAGGACGCGGCCGAAGCCGTCGGTTGCTCAACGTCCAAGATCAGCCGACTGGAGTCGGGGCAGTCGGCGGCACGCGTAGGGGACGTACGCATCCTCCTCGACCTCTACCAGATCGAGGACGCGGAGCGGCGCGCTCAGCTCGAGAACCTGGCGCGCCGGAGCAACAAGCGCGGCTGGTGGGCGGACTACCAAGCGACGTTCAAGGACGAGTTCGCCGACTTCGTGACGCTGGAAGCGGACGCGTCCTTCATCCGTACCTGGCAGACCATGTTCATCCCCGGAATCCTCCAGACCCCCGAGTACACGCGAGTGATCTTCGAGGGAAATCCGTCGATAATGCCGGAAGACAGAATCGAAGAGAGCATCAAGGTCCGCCAGGAGCGCCGCCGGACCTTCGAGGAGACGGGCGCGCGCTTCGCCGCCGTCATCTGGGAGCCCGTGCTCACCTCCCCGATGCCGAGCCGTTCGGATCACCGCGAACAGATCGAGCACATCGTCCAGGTCGCGCGGCGGAAGAACGTGACGATCCAGATCCTTCCGCAGAGCCAATGGGCACCGGCAAGGGTCGCCAACCCCTTCGTCGCCTTCTCCTTCGACAAGGAATGGGCTCCCGAAGCCGTAGCTTTCGACGCGCTGCGAAGCACACTGATCATCGAGGACGAGGAAGAACTGGCTTACTACGGGCACGCTTTCGACACGCTGCGGTCCGCCGCGCTGAGCCCCGAGGAGAGCCTCGCGTTCCTCCGGCAGACGATTGACAGCATCTCCCAGGAAGAAGAGGCAAGTGAGTAA
- a CDS encoding DUF397 domain-containing protein has protein sequence MSKNRNIVTAFRKSSASSATGNNDCVEVAQTADGGRAIRDSKAPHGPVLFFAPAEWNAFSTGVNDGEFGG, from the coding sequence GTGAGTAAGAACCGGAACATCGTCACGGCCTTCAGGAAGTCGTCGGCCTCGTCGGCGACGGGCAACAACGACTGCGTAGAGGTAGCCCAAACCGCCGACGGAGGCCGCGCGATACGCGACAGCAAGGCACCTCACGGCCCCGTCCTCTTCTTCGCCCCCGCGGAGTGGAATGCCTTCAGCACGGGCGTCAATGATGGAGAGTTCGGCGGCTGA
- a CDS encoding alpha/beta hydrolase family protein: protein MISRHRRATVATLLTLALSAPLLGATPAASANAAQAAPQVPYSSGLELPSPAGPYPVGRRTLHLVDRNRTDPWVPAAGNRELMVTVSYPARSASGLPAAYMTDEEAQVLLEARGLGGVVPSETVAGARTHAYVGTRPAPGRFPLVLLSPGFSMPRTTLTSLADDLASRGYVVASVDHAYESVGTAFPGGRMLTCVACERVDTPEEQAAVVRGRAKDMSFVISELTSGRQAGVLSQVIDPNRIGIGGHSIGGATAVATMAADGRVRAGFDLDGDFFLHPAAAGLGGRPFMMLGAESTHSPSSPTTDWPKAWKHLNGWKRWLTVAGAEHFSFTDLPYLAGQLGLSDPAIPLSGERGWRITRDYVSAFLDLHLRDISQPLLDGPTATHPEVAFQQP, encoded by the coding sequence ATGATCTCCAGACATCGCAGGGCCACTGTGGCCACTCTGCTCACCCTGGCCCTGTCTGCGCCGCTTTTGGGTGCCACACCGGCCGCCTCCGCCAACGCCGCGCAAGCCGCGCCCCAAGTCCCATACAGCAGCGGGTTAGAACTACCGTCCCCCGCCGGTCCGTACCCCGTGGGCCGCCGCACCCTGCACCTGGTCGACCGGAACCGCACCGATCCATGGGTGCCGGCGGCCGGTAACCGGGAGCTGATGGTGACGGTGTCCTACCCGGCACGCTCGGCGAGTGGACTACCCGCGGCATACATGACCGACGAGGAGGCGCAAGTCCTCTTGGAGGCGAGGGGACTCGGTGGTGTGGTGCCCTCCGAAACGGTTGCCGGGGCGCGTACCCATGCGTACGTGGGCACTCGCCCGGCGCCAGGGCGCTTCCCCCTGGTGCTGCTCTCCCCGGGCTTCTCGATGCCGCGCACCACACTGACCTCGCTCGCTGACGATCTCGCGAGTCGAGGCTACGTCGTCGCCTCGGTGGACCACGCGTACGAATCCGTCGGCACTGCTTTCCCCGGGGGCCGGATGCTGACCTGTGTGGCCTGTGAACGGGTCGACACTCCAGAGGAGCAGGCGGCTGTCGTGCGCGGCCGGGCCAAGGACATGTCCTTCGTGATCAGCGAGTTGACCAGCGGCCGACAGGCCGGGGTGCTGTCCCAAGTGATCGACCCGAACAGGATCGGAATCGGCGGGCATTCGATCGGGGGTGCGACCGCGGTGGCAACCATGGCCGCCGACGGTCGTGTGCGGGCGGGGTTCGACCTGGACGGTGACTTCTTTCTGCACCCTGCTGCGGCAGGGCTCGGCGGGCGCCCGTTCATGATGCTCGGCGCCGAGTCCACCCACAGCCCCAGCAGCCCGACAACCGACTGGCCTAAGGCATGGAAACACCTGAACGGCTGGAAACGCTGGCTGACCGTGGCTGGCGCCGAACACTTCTCCTTCACGGACCTGCCGTATCTGGCCGGGCAGTTGGGCCTGTCGGACCCTGCTATACCGCTGTCCGGAGAACGCGGGTGGCGCATAACCCGCGACTACGTATCAGCCTTCCTTGACCTTCACCTGCGGGACATATCGCAGCCGCTCCTCGATGGCCCCACGGCCACTCATCCTGAGGTCGCATTCCAGCAGCCGTGA
- a CDS encoding VOC family protein, protein MANRWVGVTVDCVDVQRTAAFWSVLLDRPPGSAQPGWVYLGHPGDPQPRLVFQPVTEPKHGKVRLHLDVAVDDIEAGIAQVLALGGRFTGERHDYDEGVVVVMADPEDHEFCLVHYY, encoded by the coding sequence ATGGCGAACCGCTGGGTCGGAGTGACGGTCGACTGCGTCGACGTGCAAAGGACGGCGGCCTTTTGGAGCGTACTGCTGGACCGCCCGCCGGGGTCGGCCCAGCCCGGCTGGGTCTACCTCGGCCATCCCGGCGACCCGCAGCCCCGTCTCGTCTTCCAGCCCGTGACCGAGCCGAAGCACGGCAAGGTCCGCCTGCACCTCGACGTCGCAGTCGACGACATCGAAGCGGGCATCGCCCAGGTCCTCGCCCTCGGCGGCCGGTTCACCGGCGAACGGCACGACTACGACGAGGGCGTGGTCGTCGTGATGGCCGATCCCGAAGATCACGAGTTCTGCCTGGTCCACTATTACTGA
- a CDS encoding VOC family protein, whose product MSLQMKLRAITLDCPDPLALVAFYQQATGLEPHPKSDADFAGLTGEDGLFIGFQRVDDYQAPRWPDRTVPQQIHLDFAVDDLDRAEARLLELGAGKPDHQPNEDRWRVLTDPAGHPFCVVGDKRS is encoded by the coding sequence GTGTCCCTGCAGATGAAGTTGCGTGCGATAACACTCGACTGCCCTGACCCACTGGCTCTGGTGGCGTTCTATCAGCAGGCCACCGGCCTCGAACCCCACCCGAAATCCGACGCCGACTTCGCCGGGCTCACCGGTGAGGACGGGCTCTTCATCGGCTTCCAACGCGTCGACGACTACCAGGCTCCGCGCTGGCCCGACCGGACGGTTCCCCAGCAGATTCATCTCGACTTCGCGGTTGACGACCTGGACAGGGCCGAGGCCCGCCTGCTGGAACTGGGCGCGGGCAAACCGGATCACCAGCCGAATGAGGACAGGTGGCGGGTCCTCACTGATCCGGCCGGTCACCCCTTCTGCGTGGTCGGAGACAAGCGCTCTTGA